A stretch of the Ptychodera flava strain L36383 chromosome 18, AS_Pfla_20210202, whole genome shotgun sequence genome encodes the following:
- the LOC139116984 gene encoding mitochondrial coenzyme A transporter SLC25A42-like, which translates to MIESATVKEDPHSLDIEEVRSAASKATTRLQDVDQAKINTRNRVLTSLTAGAIAGAVAKTTIAPLDRTKIIFQTSHKVFSYKAALEVLIATYKSEGFFNLWRGNSATMARIIPYAAIQYAAHEQYKRLLGATDGRALDPGPRFLAGSMAGATAVTFTYPLDLARARMAVTQRHMYNTLSSVFWKIYRTEGARTFYRGFLPTVLGVLPYGGISFFTYETLKKVHKEQSHGKEPSPIERLAFGAVAGLLGQSASYPLDIVRRRMQTAGVKSHGHLYTTIVNTVLTVFSREGIVRGFYKGLSMNWIKGPIAVGVSFTTFDLTQRTLRQYKIFHDDS; encoded by the exons ATGATTGAATCAGCCACTGTGAAGGAGGATCCACATAGTTTGGACATTGAAGAAGTACGCTCTGCAGCCAGTAAGGCAACCACAAGACTTCAAGATGTAGATCAGGCAAAG ATAAACACCAGAAACAGGGTGCTGACGTCACTCACAGCTGGGGCCATTGCAGGAGCAGTTGCCAAGACAACCATTGCACCTTtagacagaacaaaaataatatttcaga CCTCACACAAGGTGTTTTCATACAAAGCGGCCTTGGAGGTTCTCATAGCCACTTACAAAAGTGAAGGTTTCTTCAATCTATGGCGCGGCAACTCAGCTACCATGGCTAGGATCATCCCCTATGCCGCAATCCAGTACGCAGCTCACGAACAGTACAAACGGTTACTGGGAGCAACGGATGGAAG AGCATTGGACCCTGGTCCTAGATTTCTAGCTGGTTCAATGGCTGGTGCTACAGCAGTCACATTTACCTATCCACTGGACCTAGCCAGAGCTAGAATGGCGGTCACACAAAGACACAT GTACAACACACTCTCCAGCGTCTTTTGGAAAATTTACAGAACAGAAGGAGCCAGGACGTTCTACAGGGGTTTCCTTCCCACTGTACTTGGTGTTCTTCCGTATGGTGGCATCAGTTTCTTCACGTATGAGACACTGAAAAAAGTACATAAAG AACAATCTCATGGTAAGGAACCTTCCCCGATAGAGCGGCTGGCATTTGGTGCTGTGGCAGGCCTCCTGGGACAATCAGCGTCCTACCCACTGGACATCGTCCGTAGACGGATGCAGACTGCCGGCGTGAAAAGCCACGGACATCTCTACACTACAATAGTCAACACTGTCTTAACTGTCTTCTCCAGAGAAGGCATCGTGCGTGGATTTTACAAAGGACTCAGCATGAATTGGATAAAAGGACCAATAGCTGTAGGAGTTAGCTttacgacctttgacctcacccAGAGGACTCTCAGGCAGTATAAAATTTTCCATGACGACTCATGA
- the LOC139116985 gene encoding calmodulin-like has protein sequence MAHVLTQKQIDEFKECFALYDRTGKGAINKKDLTTVMRSLGTNPTIVEIKAYLKQYEKADGKIHFDDFLVIMHQQLKAEDPTAEILEAFRRTDKQNRGFILAKEFKHIMTSMGEKLTSKEVDDLLREADVPQNGFVKYEEFVKIFTRPIQDSMLPNA, from the exons ATG GCACACGTGTTAACGCAGAAGCAGATCGATG AGTTCAAGGAATGTTTTGCCCTGTATGACAGAACAGGTAAAGGTGCAATCAACAAGAAAGATCTGACAACGGTTATGAGGTCACTTGGCACTAATCCTACAATCGTTGAAATAAAAGCATACCTCAAGCAATATGAAAAAG CTGATGGAAAGatacattttgatgatttccttGTGATAATGCACCAACAATTGAAAGCTGAGGACCCCACAGCAGAAATCCTGGAGGCTTTCCGCAGGACTGACAAGCAGAACAGAGGTTTCATCCTGGCAAAAGAATTTAAACACATCATGACCAGCATGGGTGAAAAACTTACTTCAAAAGAAG ttgaTGACCTTCTGCGAGAAGCAGACGTTCCCCAAAACGGCTTTGTCAAGTACGAAGAATTTGTGAAGATTTTCACACGACCAATCCAAGATTCCATGCTGCCAAATGCTTAA